In Anaerobranca gottschalkii DSM 13577, the genomic window TTTGCCACTTCCCGTTGGTGCAGTTATAGAGAAATACCTTCCATTTTTATATTCCCTTTCGATACCTTCCAAAACCCTTTGGAATATCTCTGACCTCATTTTGTTTAGTTCTCCTTTAGGCTCTTCAGGAAACTTTGACTTATATCCCTCTATTAGAGTGTTAAAAGGAAGGGATTGGGTATCGGGAATATGGGTATTAGAAGCATCTAATTTGTCTCCATCTATCAATGCTGAATAAATTAAATGGTGTAATGTATACATCCTTTCTCTCTTTATTTTTCCTCTCTTTCGCACACCATAATCTAACCGAGCTAACTTTGTTAGTACCTCTTCTATTGGTCGCTGCTCTAAGAATTCTTTAAAATATCCATGGAGACCTATTTTTTCTAGATCTTGATAAATTACTGAAAAGTTTTTCTCCATATCATCTAATTGTTTAAGAACATTTTTGATATTACCTTTTTTATCTTCATCTAGCTCATCTATAGTAAATTTCAATTTATTTGGCAAATTTTTATTTACTCTTTCTACATTGCTATGGTGATTGATTACAGCACTATAGAGAATTAGGGGAAGATAGTTTTCTTCCCCCAGTTCTTTAAAGGCAACATAGGCTGTAAACAATGCGGAGATAAAGGAATGGTGACTTAATCTTCCACTATAACCTTCTTTTAAATGTTTTTGAAAATATGTGGTGTATTTGCCGAAATCGTGACATTTAGCAGCTATTTCCACAGCTTTTTGATTTTCTCCAGCAAAACTAGTGGCAAGATTAGTGACATTTTGAAGATGATCAATCAATTTTTTATTTGGGTTAATATGGGAATAGAAAATCATAGTTTCCTCCTACATATATAAAATATTGGTATCCCCCACTTCATAGTAACTATCTTCTAAATAAATGGGGATTGGATTACAATTTTCATCAAAAAGATAGGAACCTACCTCTTTAACTATTCTGTCATCTTCAAAATCCCTAGGCATTTTCTCTTTAACTAAAGCATAATCTGAGTTTAGTTTATTAAAAGCTAGGCCTTTATGGTTTATTTTGTTTAACGGTATTATGCTGGCAATATATACTAAATCATTAACCTTCTTTTCTTCAACCCTTTCCCTGCCAACATACTCTAGTACACAACTAAAGGGAGCTGCCCCCAAGTATGGTGGGAAAAAATACCTTTTATTTTTCAGCCTCTCTATAAACTGTTCTAAAAAAGTTGGGTCTATATGGGACAAATATACCCGGTATTTAAGGAAATCTCCTGCTCCTGTAACTATTTCAAAGGGTATTTGGCTGTGATTACTAGGTTCTATAAACTCTTTTTTTGTAGTTATCTTCATGTAGTTTACAGTTTGAATGATTTTCCGGGTTTTCGTTAACTTTTGAACAGCAATTTTTAATTTATCATCTTGGAGTTGTTGGTAATAACTATCCCTTTCAAACCCCATAACCGCTGCCACCAGACCAATTAAATTGGTCCTTGTTGGAACCGAATAGGATAAAGAAGATGAGTTGGTATAGTATTTTCTAAAATGTCCCATATATCCAATTATGTCAAAAACAACTACTTCACTAGCCATAATTATCACCTAACTTCTTCAAAGGATATATCACCTAATAAATCAGTAATAGAAGCAGATTGACCATTTATTGTCATCACTAATTGAGGATGAACAAAGTAGCGTACTTTACCAATTTTATCTTTATTCTCCCTTAAAAATCCTTGTAAATTAGTAATATCTAAAGCTACTTCTGTTATATCCCTAGGACTATCAACCTTTGATTCTAGTTTAACTAATGACCTGTAATCCCCTAAAATAGTTTCACTATCTCTATACTCTACCCTCAAATAAAGTCTAGGATATTGACCAATTTTACTTCTGGTAGCTTGTAATGGAATAGCTTTAACTAAAGCTTGATCTAATTCTAAAACATCATCTTCTGTTAAATTGGTATATTTTGCCCTATTACCACTTATAACCCCTGAAAATCCAATAAAGGAATATTTTACCCGGTAATCCTTTCCAATAGCCCCTTGCTCATTTTTATCTGTGGTAGCAAATTGGGAGGTAATTGAAGCTTCAAATATTTCAACTTTATTTAAAGATTGACCCCAATTGAATTGTACCGGTCCAGTAAAGGTTCTAGTATCTTTTTCCACAGGCATTGTGGCACCGAAAAGTCTTACATCGATAAATTTATTTAATAAATCATCATCGGTAAGTTTTTCTTTACCCAATTCCTCTTTTAGTTTTGTAATAATTTTTTCTGGTCTTACAGATTTGCCCTCTAATTTGCTAACAAAAATAGGATAATCCTTTTCTGATAAATAATCTCTTACATATCTTTTTAGCCTTAAATCAGAAACTAAATTGATTTCCCGCTCATAGTCCATTCTAGGACGGTTTTCCTCATCGGGATCACCATTAGGATTTGTTAATTTAGCATCATACAAAAATAAGATTTCACTATTCTTCATCAGAAATTCCCCCTTCATCATTTATCTCTTTTTTATTACCCATAACTTTTAAAGTAGAAAAACTATACCCTGATAAAATGTAATAAAGGTTTTCCATTTTATTTAACTTCCAATTTTTAATTTCTTTATCTAATAATTGTCGATGAACTGCAAAAACTCTTTCTGTCTCATAATTTAAAACTTTGTTTTGTCTTAGCTTGTCAATAATTTCATTTGATAATCTTAAAACCTTTCCTTGGTCCATACCATTGTAATTGAGCTTGTTTAAAATTGGTTTTCTCTTATTCCTTTCTAAGTACTGTTTATTAGCCACTTTACCAATTAAATAACCTAGTAAAAACATTGCTGCCTCTTGGGAATCCATTGCCATTTCCTCAAGATAACCTTTAATCTCTTCAGATAAATTAAGATTAGTAGTATCCAACCCTTCTCCCTCCTCTATAATACCTAAATTTTGTAATACCCTAAGGTACATGTTAGACCTAATAACATCAAAATCGAGATTTCCTTCTTTTATATTAAAAGTTTTAAATTGCTCGTAATAAAGGATTTTAAACAACTTAATTTGAGTTTCGATGATCATTCTTTTTGCCAATTTGTTGCCAGTAAAGAAACTATCATAAATCTTTAATATTTTCCGAAACTCTGTAACTTCCCCTTTATTGTCTATCTTTACTGGAGTCAACCAGTAAACACTTTCTAGACCAAAACTACTTAAATTGTATTCTGGCAAGATATTTTTAAACCTACCTTTAACATCATCAAAAGCTTTTATAATTTTGTTAAATCTAGAAGGTGCTACATCTTTGATAAACTTTAATACTTTAGTTGAACTTTGACTTGTTTTATAGAAGATTATATTGAATAGAAAATAATTTTCTATCTCCTCATATTCTAAAAATTTTTGGATTTCCTCTTCTATTTCTTTTAACTTTTCTACCCTTTTAGCAACATTAAAGGTTTTATTAGTTTTATCTGCAAATAGTTTTAAATCCTCTTCCTTTAAATTTGCTGGAAACAAAATATGGGGAATAACAAAGACTTTGAAAGCTGCCAGTCTAGTATCAAAGTTTTTAAAAACAAACTGTTCCCCTACTTGAAGTTTAGTATAACAAGTCTTACACAAAAGCATATTTTTACTGTAGTTTTCTGGTTTAAAATTAGAGGGAAAATTCCATTGATTAGTTGTGTAAAACTTAATCTTCAGTTTTGTCGTATCATCAGTCAGTTCATCTCTAGAGCCACAGCCATAACAGATGCCTTTTTCAACTATTTTTACATTTGATTTTTCTTCAACTATTCTATCTATATATTCTTTCTTATCACTTAGCCTTTCTCCATCTATAGTAATGTAGTAAAGTTTGATACTTTTACTATTTATATCCCGTTCTTCTTTAAGATAATTATCAATATGTTTTTTTGCATTTTTACCTAAATCCTTTAGTTTTCCCCCGGCTAATTCATTTAGTAATTCTTCTTTGTCCGGCAGTTTAGGTGAGATTTTCTTTAAATTAAGTAAGTACCTATAGCGTTTTTGTTGGCCCTTTTGTTCCCCTAAATCCCAAAAAAATTCCTGCAAAATATCCTTTAACCTATCACTTATTCCTTCTATCTCCATTTCTATCAAATTAGGGATTGTTTGGGTAATAAGATATTCTAAAGATGCAGCAGTTGTATACCATTGTGGAGAACTAGAACCATCGGCAGATCCTACATATACCAATTCCTTTGCTGTTTCATCATCAATTTGACTTTCAATTAGCTCAATTTTTTTATTCCTAGTGTCAAAATCCAGCTGTACTACATAAAAATTGTTTCCTTTTTTGTCCTTTACATCAACCCTTTTAATTAAATCATCGATAAATTTACTGGGACTGTAGATGATATTTCCAATTTCTAAGATACTCTCTTGCACATAATCCCCCCCTTTTTTTGTTAATCTTTTCCTTAATTATTCTACAAAGAAAGAAAAATTCCTTTGTCGAAAAAGATAGAATTTTGTCTTTTAGTTGAATTTTTTATTTTTTATCTGCTTATATTATATAAGATTAAATTACATATTTCTTTACAAAAAATATGTGAAAATAGCAGGGAAAAACCTGCTATTTTCACAATAAAGTTATAGTCAATTTGTATCGATAGTAATTTTAACCCAACCTAAAGGTCTTATTTTTTTGTTTATATCACTATATACCCTCGTAGTTGGAAAAACAGTTTTAGACTTAGAATTTGAAAAAATCTCATTTTTTATCCTTTCTATATTTTCTTCTTTTAATTTATTAGATATAGTATTATCAAAATATGTTTTGCCCCATCCTATTCTCATTATAGCTTCTTGTGTGTTGTCTAATTTTTCTACAGATTGTATAAGATTTTCATAAAAACTTATTAAAGCTTTTTCTCCCTTTTCTTTTTTTAACATTCTTATTTCTTTAGAAATATTAACCTTAGTGTATTCATTAATTAACTTTAATAATCCTTTCTCTTCTCCTTTTTTTAAGAAAAGAAAATCCTTTATATCTTCGTGATAATCCTCACCTAAAGTTTTGATAGTTAAAATTGTTTTTGCTCCTTCCTTAATTACTTCACGGACTATTGGTATAGAAGAACCTTTATTATTGATAATGTTTATCCTTTTTAAATTAGTTACTACTAAATCACTTTCTGTGAACAACTGACTATCCGAAACTTGTAAATGTTTTAAAATATCCCTGTCTCCCTTATATAAATAGTTTTCACCTATATAATGTTTCTCTCCCCTTTTTTTATCATCATCTTTATTTTTAAAAATGTATTCATATAATAACTTTGTATCATCATCTTCTTCAAAAAGGTTAAAGATAATAGCTGTTCTAATAGCTCCTTTTATAGTACTTCCTGGTATATAGGGTGCATTATTGGTTTTAATATGAAGGGATATTTGTTTATTTATTACTCCTTCAGTTTCCACTGCACTTAAAACAGCCTTTTTAAAATCAATCTTGCAACTAATCAAAAAAGAAGTCAAATTATATGAATTGCTATTTCTTTTGCTTTGTTCTTTAATTATTTTGATATACTCCTCTAACAAAGATTCACCTTGTGGATGTTTTTCAATTTCATCATATAATTTATCATGATCTATATAATAAACTTTATTATTATCATAAATATAATCTAGAAATTGGGATGCTTTTTGTTCAGAGCCAATACTTACTGGCGTTAATGTTTCTAAATTAACCTTCATCTATTCACCTCCCCAAAGGGAATCAAAAATGCCCGTCCATATTGAAATATAGGATGTTTATTAAATACATCATATTGAGTTTCAAGTATATTCCCTTCAATATTTCCAGAAAATATACTACCTTCTTTAATAACTCTAATTGTTTTTTTTCTATAACTTCTCCCTGTAGTAGAATATATATACCCATTTCTTTCTTCAAGATCATAATACATTAACTTAGATAACTCTTCTTTTTGAGGAATTACGCTAGATAAACTCATAAATAAATTTCCATTGTTGTTGATTAAATTTTCCTCAAATTGTTCTTCTACTACTTTTTCAAAAATACCATGAAATAAACTTCTTTTACCACCTATACCCTCATCTGCTAATAATCTCACCACTGCTTTAAATTTTAATGATACTTCTTCCCTACAAATAAAGTAGTAAAAGGGTTTTAAAGTTAAATTACCTTTTTTAAAGTAATTAACTTCTACTTCTTCTTGAAAAAAGAAATTTTCAGATGTATCATCAAGGCGAGATATCACAACTTTAGGTAAAGTCTTTTTTTGTAACAATTTAACATTATCAAGATTAGTTGTAATATTTAAACCTGCTAATTCTTCTTTTGTATATATATAACTACCACCAATAGAAATAAAGGGATTAAAATCAAATTCAAGTTTTTCATTATTTTGATTCCATTTAAATTGAAGTTCCTTAAAAGCTTCTATAGAAACATACCTAATCCTTTTATATTTTTTATTGGTTGATATTTCGTCATCATTGGAATTACTATTATCAATAGGAAGAATAGGTTTGGGTAAAAAAAGTATTTCCCTTTCTTTTTCACCGGCAATAATTTTTATTCCTGGCATCATTGAAGAAATAGTCACTTTTTTTAACTCATCAAAAAATTGATCATTTTTATCAAACATTAACACTCCACAATTATACAATGATGAAAATAGTTGATCTGATGAAAAAAAATCTTTTAAATTTCTATTACTATCCCCTATATGAAATTTAGTTAAGTTACTAGGATATAGTTTAAAAATCAACATATTACATCTCTCCTAGAACTTCTTTAATCTTATCAGATATATTCGGAACTTCATTTAATGTAATTTGACCTTTATCTTTATCTAACAGGGATATCGTTTCTTTATTTTCTAAATATACTGGAATAGTTTTTATTGAAATTTCATCAATAATAAATTGTACTTTACCGTATCCCCGGGAACCATTACCTCCTAAATAATCATCTTCTAACAACCTTAAACCGTAAATTAATTTTTCAAACCTGTCTATATCTTCATTCTCCATAACATTATAAATTAATTGAAAATCAAATTCTGCACCTTGAGGAACTCTTTCTGTTTGTCTCGGCATACCAGCCTTTGAAGTCAATCTATTTATTGAGTTTTCCCATTTACTTTCTGTATAAATTAATTGTAAATTTTTATATTCCCCTTCTTTTTTCAGCATTTTTTCCCTTGTTTTTTCATTTAAAAAAGCATCCCTTACAATTAATCTTGTAGGACCTTTTCTTTTATCTACATTAGCCCCGGTTCCGAAAATTACGCAAACTTCACATTCTCCACAGTTACAGATATAAGTTTCTTTACTATTATCATCACTATTTTCTTCTTTTTCTTCTTTTTCTTCTTTTTTTATATCCATTATCTCTTGCAATTTTGTTTTTTCTAATAATGCACGTATTTTGCCTTTTAATGAAGAACCTGGAATATATGGAACTCCCTCAGAAGTCTTAATAACACTATTATCTATATCACCAATAGCAACATCTGTTTTTGAACCCCCAATATGTAAACCTGTCATAGCTACTATTTTACCTTTGACAAATAATTTGCCTTTTAATTGCATACTTATACCTCCCTCTGTTTTAAATCGTCTTTATCTTCCCCAACATACTTTCTATAAGCAACTATTCCTTCCATAAAATCTTTAAAATTCCTAAGTTGAACCTGTTCTTTATCAAAATCCATATTTTTCACTAATTTATCCAATAATTCCATAAAAGCTTTAGTTTTCTTTTCCTTACCTGCAGTATAAGCAAATAAAGGCCTTAATTTTTTTAGATCTAGTATTGTATTTGCATTCATGATCCTTGCATAAATCTTTCTAATCATAGATGTAGTGACTTCTAAATCTTTTAATTCATTTGCATATTCTTTAACCTTATCACAAAAGGTGTCATACTCTTGACTTTTTTCATTCAAAACCAGTACATTTTTTTCAAAATACTCAGTTAAGTCTTTTAACTTATTTATTTTTTCATTATTTTCTTTGTTTTTTTGCTGTTTATTCCGGTTGTGATTATAATTCTTTTGCTTATAAGGTTTTTGGTAACCTTTCATAGGTTTTATACCTCCTTCTTCTCCCTAGTTTCCAATAAAGCTAATTTAACAGCTATAGGAATTAACATTATGTTTTCGATTTTTTCATTTTTCGATTTCCCTAATAAATTATTTATAACAATTTCTCGATAAAAATTTAATATCTCCTCTGCATAATTTTTTCTAACTCCATTTACTTCGACTTCACAATTTATTTCCCGCAGATAATAGGCTAATCTCCAAAATCTAAAATTATTTATTAAGCCATTTGACGAATCTTCTAATATTTTTCTAAAACCTAATGTACTTTTTTCAATTTTAAATAAGAAGCTTCTCCCAAAATCTTTATTTTTTGAATTATTTTCAATTATCTCTAATAACATATTTCTGAACTCAATTATTTTCTCAAATTCTTTAAAATTAAATACTTCTCCTAGTAAACTAATTTTATTCTTAGTAGGGGACTTTTCTTTCTTTCTAATTTGTTTTTTAGCTCGATTTAATGATTCTTCAACAATTTGGGAAGACATTATAACAGGATAATCATATCTAAATATATTAATTGCAGCACTAAAATTCACTTCTGAATGGTCACATACAAATTTTTTAAAATCTCTATAAAATTGTTCATAAAAGTCCAATACTATATTCCAAGAACCAATTACAAAAGTATCGTCACCACCAGAAAAAACAATATATAAGTTCTTTTCCCACCCTTTTTCTTTTACTAAATAATTTATATATCCTTGGAAAAATAAAGCAAGCATTCTGCTCAAAGAAGCTATCCTTGATATGCTTGAATTTTCACCAAATCCTTGCAAAAATATTTTTCCAAGATTGTCAACATCTAATTTTAATAAACCTAACTTCGAATCCCCTTTACTCATTAAAGATATTTCTTCAAAAGTTAACAAATTATTTTTATCTTTTTCATTAACAGGTAAACTGTATGCACCAAACTTAAATCCTCTATAACCATTATCAATAAAATTTGTATCATTTAATAAGTAAATATTTTTATTAAGTTTTATTGCTACATCTTTACTATCTTTAAATTGATATTTAAAACCAAAGGACTCAAAAACATCTAAATAAGAATTAACTTGTTTTTTAGATTGTGAAGGTATTTCTTTGATTTCCAAAATATTAGATTTTGCAATATCCGATGTAAGATCTATAAAACTAGAGCAAAGAGAACAAATACTCTTTTGTATATCTTTATTAAATTCAATTTTTCTTTCACTAGAATCTATTCCACATAAATAACAATGCTCTTTTTCTGTGGTAACTTTACCAAATGGACCAAATATTTGTTCAAAATTCTTTTCTAAATCTAACTCCTGCCACTTCTTTATTTTTCTCTCATTAATTTTATTTTTAACTTTATTCCACTGTAAGTTAAAGTCTTTAAAATCCTTGGGTGCTAAATAAATATAATCCATTACCATGTAGATAGATCCCTTATGGCTTTTAAGGAGTATTTCTGATATTTTTTCTCTAGCTTTAATAAATTGTTTTTCCGCTGTTTTTGGTGCTAATATATAGAAATTTCCACCGCCATTAAATAATAGATTTGCTTCTTTTAGATTTAATTCTTTTATTATAAAATTGGCTATCACTTCTGTTAGTAAAGAAATATATACAGAACGACCTTTTAAAGATTTTGCTGCACCTTTACTTGGTATATTAAATATGAAATTTTGAATACCTGAGATATCACCATTAATTAATATAAAGTGTTCTTTGTCACTATCACTGCTATCCACTTTTCTTAAATCATTTAATGTCAAACTACCGTTTTGATATTCATCATATAAACAAAGGGCTATTGCAGCTGTTGTTCTAGAATGATCAAATAAAGATATATCAGGAACATAATTTGTTGTTTGTGCTGGAACACACCATAAATATTTTTCTAGTAAATAATATAATTGTTCGCAATTTGTTACTTTCCCTAATTCCCTTAGAAAATTTTTAACAACCCTTTTATAATCCTCAATATTTATAGACGAATTCTTTTCTGGAAACCCTTGTGATATATCTAAAGGTTTTAATTGATAGGTGTAACTTTCGCCATTTTCTGAAAATAAACGTGAAAATATTGAGTATAAAGGTGTCTTAAAATATTTTTCCCTTGCATAGTCATCTTTTTCCCTTTCTTTAGAAGAAAGCCAATCAGCCAACTGTATTATTTTTTCTTCAACATTTCTAGGTTCATGATGATATAGGGTATATTCAACAATATTTTCAAAACCTTTAAAAAAA contains:
- the cas5b gene encoding type I-B CRISPR-associated protein Cas5b gives rise to the protein MASEVVVFDIIGYMGHFRKYYTNSSSLSYSVPTRTNLIGLVAAVMGFERDSYYQQLQDDKLKIAVQKLTKTRKIIQTVNYMKITTKKEFIEPSNHSQIPFEIVTGAGDFLKYRVYLSHIDPTFLEQFIERLKNKRYFFPPYLGAAPFSCVLEYVGRERVEEKKVNDLVYIASIIPLNKINHKGLAFNKLNSDYALVKEKMPRDFEDDRIVKEVGSYLFDENCNPIPIYLEDSYYEVGDTNILYM
- the cas7b gene encoding type I-B CRISPR-associated protein Cas7/Csh2, which encodes MKNSEILFLYDAKLTNPNGDPDEENRPRMDYEREINLVSDLRLKRYVRDYLSEKDYPIFVSKLEGKSVRPEKIITKLKEELGKEKLTDDDLLNKFIDVRLFGATMPVEKDTRTFTGPVQFNWGQSLNKVEIFEASITSQFATTDKNEQGAIGKDYRVKYSFIGFSGVISGNRAKYTNLTEDDVLELDQALVKAIPLQATRSKIGQYPRLYLRVEYRDSETILGDYRSLVKLESKVDSPRDITEVALDITNLQGFLRENKDKIGKVRYFVHPQLVMTINGQSASITDLLGDISFEEVR
- a CDS encoding TIGR02556 family CRISPR-associated protein, whose translation is MQESILEIGNIIYSPSKFIDDLIKRVDVKDKKGNNFYVVQLDFDTRNKKIELIESQIDDETAKELVYVGSADGSSSPQWYTTAASLEYLITQTIPNLIEMEIEGISDRLKDILQEFFWDLGEQKGQQKRYRYLLNLKKISPKLPDKEELLNELAGGKLKDLGKNAKKHIDNYLKEERDINSKSIKLYYITIDGERLSDKKEYIDRIVEEKSNVKIVEKGICYGCGSRDELTDDTTKLKIKFYTTNQWNFPSNFKPENYSKNMLLCKTCYTKLQVGEQFVFKNFDTRLAAFKVFVIPHILFPANLKEEDLKLFADKTNKTFNVAKRVEKLKEIEEEIQKFLEYEEIENYFLFNIIFYKTSQSSTKVLKFIKDVAPSRFNKIIKAFDDVKGRFKNILPEYNLSSFGLESVYWLTPVKIDNKGEVTEFRKILKIYDSFFTGNKLAKRMIIETQIKLFKILYYEQFKTFNIKEGNLDFDVIRSNMYLRVLQNLGIIEEGEGLDTTNLNLSEEIKGYLEEMAMDSQEAAMFLLGYLIGKVANKQYLERNKRKPILNKLNYNGMDQGKVLRLSNEIIDKLRQNKVLNYETERVFAVHRQLLDKEIKNWKLNKMENLYYILSGYSFSTLKVMGNKKEINDEGGISDEE
- the csm5 gene encoding type III-A CRISPR-associated RAMP protein Csm5 gives rise to the protein MKVNLETLTPVSIGSEQKASQFLDYIYDNNKVYYIDHDKLYDEIEKHPQGESLLEEYIKIIKEQSKRNSNSYNLTSFLISCKIDFKKAVLSAVETEGVINKQISLHIKTNNAPYIPGSTIKGAIRTAIIFNLFEEDDDTKLLYEYIFKNKDDDKKRGEKHYIGENYLYKGDRDILKHLQVSDSQLFTESDLVVTNLKRINIINNKGSSIPIVREVIKEGAKTILTIKTLGEDYHEDIKDFLFLKKGEEKGLLKLINEYTKVNISKEIRMLKKEKGEKALISFYENLIQSVEKLDNTQEAIMRIGWGKTYFDNTISNKLKEENIERIKNEIFSNSKSKTVFPTTRVYSDINKKIRPLGWVKITIDTN
- the csm4 gene encoding type III-A CRISPR-associated RAMP protein Csm4, producing the protein MLIFKLYPSNLTKFHIGDSNRNLKDFFSSDQLFSSLYNCGVLMFDKNDQFFDELKKVTISSMMPGIKIIAGEKEREILFLPKPILPIDNSNSNDDEISTNKKYKRIRYVSIEAFKELQFKWNQNNEKLEFDFNPFISIGGSYIYTKEELAGLNITTNLDNVKLLQKKTLPKVVISRLDDTSENFFFQEEVEVNYFKKGNLTLKPFYYFICREEVSLKFKAVVRLLADEGIGGKRSLFHGIFEKVVEEQFEENLINNNGNLFMSLSSVIPQKEELSKLMYYDLEERNGYIYSTTGRSYRKKTIRVIKEGSIFSGNIEGNILETQYDVFNKHPIFQYGRAFLIPFGEVNR
- the csm3 gene encoding type III-A CRISPR-associated RAMP protein Csm3; translation: MQLKGKLFVKGKIVAMTGLHIGGSKTDVAIGDIDNSVIKTSEGVPYIPGSSLKGKIRALLEKTKLQEIMDIKKEEKEEKEENSDDNSKETYICNCGECEVCVIFGTGANVDKRKGPTRLIVRDAFLNEKTREKMLKKEGEYKNLQLIYTESKWENSINRLTSKAGMPRQTERVPQGAEFDFQLIYNVMENEDIDRFEKLIYGLRLLEDDYLGGNGSRGYGKVQFIIDEISIKTIPVYLENKETISLLDKDKGQITLNEVPNISDKIKEVLGEM
- the csm2 gene encoding type III-A CRISPR-associated protein Csm2 encodes the protein MKGYQKPYKQKNYNHNRNKQQKNKENNEKINKLKDLTEYFEKNVLVLNEKSQEYDTFCDKVKEYANELKDLEVTTSMIRKIYARIMNANTILDLKKLRPLFAYTAGKEKKTKAFMELLDKLVKNMDFDKEQVQLRNFKDFMEGIVAYRKYVGEDKDDLKQREV
- the cas10 gene encoding type III-A CRISPR-associated protein Cas10/Csm1, yielding MRDAIYIGALLHDLGKFIERSKEFKVDDSFKVVKTGHPKYSAQFIKVLQERNSFFKGFENIVEYTLYHHEPRNVEEKIIQLADWLSSKEREKDDYAREKYFKTPLYSIFSRLFSENGESYTYQLKPLDISQGFPEKNSSINIEDYKRVVKNFLRELGKVTNCEQLYYLLEKYLWCVPAQTTNYVPDISLFDHSRTTAAIALCLYDEYQNGSLTLNDLRKVDSSDSDKEHFILINGDISGIQNFIFNIPSKGAAKSLKGRSVYISLLTEVIANFIIKELNLKEANLLFNGGGNFYILAPKTAEKQFIKAREKISEILLKSHKGSIYMVMDYIYLAPKDFKDFNLQWNKVKNKINERKIKKWQELDLEKNFEQIFGPFGKVTTEKEHCYLCGIDSSERKIEFNKDIQKSICSLCSSFIDLTSDIAKSNILEIKEIPSQSKKQVNSYLDVFESFGFKYQFKDSKDVAIKLNKNIYLLNDTNFIDNGYRGFKFGAYSLPVNEKDKNNLLTFEEISLMSKGDSKLGLLKLDVDNLGKIFLQGFGENSSISRIASLSRMLALFFQGYINYLVKEKGWEKNLYIVFSGGDDTFVIGSWNIVLDFYEQFYRDFKKFVCDHSEVNFSAAINIFRYDYPVIMSSQIVEESLNRAKKQIRKKEKSPTKNKISLLGEVFNFKEFEKIIEFRNMLLEIIENNSKNKDFGRSFLFKIEKSTLGFRKILEDSSNGLINNFRFWRLAYYLREINCEVEVNGVRKNYAEEILNFYREIVINNLLGKSKNEKIENIMLIPIAVKLALLETREKKEV